The genomic region CATATCAGACAAAACGATGGAAACATACTTGACAGCATTGGCTGGTAGAGGCCAGCTCCCCAGTCAAACTTGGACACTAGCTTGAGTTCAGGCTCGGTGGCTCGCCAGTGGACAGTCTTCATTGTGCTTGCGTGCCAGCTGTCGACATCGCGAGTCGTGATGATGACCTTGGCTTCTGGATACGCCTCAATGAGCTCCTTCGCAAAGGCAACTGCGGGCCAGTCGCAAATTGCCTGGCAGTGACCCGTCAATTGATCCCACTGATCACGTCCGAACTTTCCCTTGCCGTCGTACTTTGAAGCCAGCGCGTCGGACCACATAAGGCAGTCGGGCGGGTTCTCGACGGATGCAGACATCATATGGTAGCAGTCGCTGAAGCCAAGATCCTTTAATGCCGTCCTAAGTGAAGCAGTACCTGTCCGCCCAAGACCCAGGGCGAGCACTCTCATGGGTACCACACGGCGGCATTCTCGTCGGTTGATGTCGGTGTCGTGTGTGAAGATGTCGGTGACTGGCTTGGGTGTGTATGGTTGGAATGCCATTGTGAAAGCAGTAGTCTCCGGTGGTCGAAATTAAGCAATATGGATCATGCAACGACTGGATGTTTTGTTTCTTCGAGCCTGGAATGAGAGGATCGTTACTCCGCAAGGTGACGTGCGGGAAAGCAGTTCAAAATGTAGTGGAAGCGAGAGAGGTAGCTCGTGGCCAAGTAGTAGTGATAGCCGAAGCTGCAGTGATGTGCAGTGGAAAGTAGTAGCGCGCTCCGCGCGACAAGTCCCTCCTTTCTCGACAAGGGTGATGCACTAGGAAACTCAACTCTGTGACAGCAGGACCGTGCATGCGATCCCGACCGCCGACTGGGCGTCTGGTACCCTTGCCCGGTGCCCACTTTTACCACGCGTTGCATGTCGTTGCCAATGTTACATAGAGGCGTACGTCAGATCCATCACCACAACCATTGTCTGCGCAATCGTTGTCTTCGTGTCTTTCGTGCACACAGCAACAACCCGTTCACTGGGACGCAAACACAGCAGCATCAATGCCAATCATTGTCCTCGCAGCGTCATCCTCGTGCGACGACTGACTGTCAATCTCCGCATCCTCGTTAAAGTTGACATCGCATCCCGCCGACTCATCTCGCAGATCTCAGGCCAGCCCTAACCCACACGCCTCGAGCAAGCCACTCGAGGAGCTCATAGCCGGCGCCAAGACACTCCCCAGCAGCCGGCTGCTGGGGGAAAGCTGGCGTTTCAGCGTGGATGTGTGAAACTTAGTACGAAACAGACTGTATTGCGCTGCTGCTTCATCTCTGAACCTGGCTCCTCAGTATATGGCCACCGTGAAGCCTGCGAAGCTTTATGCGACCTTGAACGAGAATAGACGCCATGTCAGATCTCGTGAGCGCTCGGCTGAGCGTCCACCGTTCCCAGTGCGGCCACGCGGTCAGGAGGTTTGTGGCGTTGACGGCTTGCTTTACTGCAGCCGCTGGATCCTTCCCACCTGAAGAATGTTCTTGCCAAGCTCCATGTCTTGTTGATGGCATTGGCATGCTTCTGAGCCGGCTGGGATGTAATCAAACATGGTAAAAGTCGTCAACACCAACAGATCGATTCGACGAAAGCCACTGTGATCAATATCTTGAGCAGTGGTTGCAGACATTGACCAGAACGGGAAATTATGCAGCCCCGATGTCGCCGCCGAGGTAATACTGCTGAGAGTATCCGGCATGGTCTTCGTATCCGACGACCAACGCCAGATGGACTTGCCGCGTGTTGCCCGTTGTTCAATACGAGGCCTGTCAGTCAGCCATGTATCGCCACCAGACATAACCAGCGACAACAAGTTGAGCCTTCATCGACCTATGCAGTCCTAGCCTGGGCTGCTTCAAACATCGGGCACTGCCGCTGCATACTGAACCTACACACTCCAGATCTCTATCCCTTCAGCCAACGAATTGGCAACTGGATAAATGTCAACTCTGTCCCTCGAGCTGTCTTTCCATGCCTGCCAGACGATGGCACCTTCCCGAGCTGGTATAGATGGCAGAACCGAATTCTTCATAGATCATCGCACAGTACCTCGATCAACCTCCTTCCTCGCTACAGGCAAAGCATACTGTAGTGATGTAGCATCAACTAACGTGCTTCAccaccgagcgggccacttttgccAAGAACTGTACCACTTCCACAGATACAGCTATGCAACCACCATTACAGCGTGTATTGTCttcaaacgaggccaaactgaccttagctgtccaggccacgaaacgcgacgcgacaatcacgaatcgacttgctgcaaaggtatacgacgcgtctcgaactacactagggtatcgattgaatggacgacctcctcggggtgactgcGAGCccaattcgaagaagcttacagagctagaagagagggtgatacttgagTACATACTCGAGCtggatcttagaggtttcccgccATCAAAGGCTAGTGTACGAGCAATGGCCGATTCATTGCTACAAGAGAAGGGTCTCAAGCCCGCTGGTCTCAATTGGACAGACAGGTTCATTGGGCggcatcgtgagctaaaggttcgcaTGACACGTGGATACGATCGTCAGCGAGCCCTGATGGAAGATCcagacgttatcgagaagtggTTCTTGCTTGTGCGTAATATGAAGGAGAAGTATGGCATCCTTGACCAGGACACCTacaacttcgacgagacagggttCATGATGGGTGTCATTACGTCTCAGAGCGTCGTTGCGGGTTCAGAAAGGCGTGGtggaaagaggaaggtcgttcaACAGGGCAATAAAGAATGGGCAACAGTGATTGAGACCATCTGTGCAGACGGAACAGCGCTCCCACCCTACGTTATCCTTGCAGGCAAACAGCACATCAGTACCTAGTACCAAGACGGCAACTTGGGTCTAGACTGGACAATCGGGCTAACAGAGAACGGCTGTACCAACAATGAGTTCGGTATACGGTGGCTAGAGCATTTCCAGAAGCATACTGTAGCTCGTACGACTGGGGCATAGAGACTGCTCATTATCGATGGCCACGAGAGCCACAACTCGAAGGCATTCTAGAATCTGTGCAAGGAATACAAGATCTTGGCCCTATGTATGCCATCGCACGCCTCGCACTTACTCCAGCCATTGGATGTGGGTTGCTATTCGCCTTTGAAGAAGGCATACGGTGCTTAGCTCTCGGGCTTGGTACGCCAGCGCATCACTCATATCGACAAAGTAGAGTTCCTACGCGCCTTCCGGGCAGCCCATGACGCTGTATTTAGACAGGAGAACATCCTATCGAGCTTCAGAGGCGCTGGTTTGGTTCCATTCAATCCATAGGCAGTGATAGACAAGCTTGATGTCAAGCTACGTACGCCAACCCCTCCAGCTCCGGACTCTACCCCTGAGGAGTCGAAGACACCACGAACTACAAAAGAATTCGACTCTCAATCGACACTAGTAACGAACAAAATGCGTGCCCGGGCAGGTTCATCGCCAAACTCGTTACAGGAAGGGGTGCATCAGCTTGTgaaagggagtagagagatagcgtatcAGATGGCTCTTATGCGAAGCGAGATCAGTGAGCTACgcaagtctaacgaggcccttacacagcggaaagcacgaaagcgcaagtacattcagtctagagggtctctaaccttcgatgAGGCGTCGCAATTGATACCTCcagaggatactaggaggcaggaagtgagtagagagtcgctagatgGTGTTCGGCTAGCAccaaggctacgacgctGTAAGCGATGTGGCGAgtcggggcataacgtacgCACTTGTCAAGTAGACttgctagatagcgaagaatctgaagaggaattgtcctcctagtaacgattctataggatgtcgtcgtgttaagataccgtcgcaATCAAAGTGGAAGTGGTACAGTTCTTGGCAAAAGTGGCCTGCTCGGTAgtgtggcccgctcggtagtgtGACCCGCTCGGTGGTGAAGCACGTTATGCACAATCGCCTATTGTCAACTCTATCGACACCAAGCATTTCGTTATACTCAGCCATTGGCTGACTCGTGCCACGTGCACCCAAAACACAACGTAGAACGACAGCAGATCACTTCACCTCACTTCTTTCATCTTCGTCGCATTCGAGCTCTACCTTGTGATTCTTACGAATGTGGATATCCCTATCCAACATGCATCCCCCGATCGCACCTATCCAGCCCCAAACATGCTATCGAACCAGCTGCGCCAGCGCTACAGTACCGTGGTGCAACCTCGCTCGCTTCTTTTCACTTCAGTCCAAACCCTTCGCTCTCATCGACAGCTCTCCATAGTTTATCCTCTAGCTGCTCCCGATAATCATACCGATACAACACTAACATATTGAAACACGTCCTAGCTACTGGAAATCTGGCTCGTTCCTCACGACCTCCTCCACCCCAGCCGTCTCCACCGGCTACGATCTTCAAGACCAGACTGGTAGTGCCCACAGCAGGTATCCTGTCAGTACCAGTGATGAAGGTCAGGAGCTTTCGTTGTTTCTCTGGTGTGGCTTCGGCAACCAGCTCCCAGAACCACTGAACGACTGGCACAGACTCTGCCGGGTTCGGGATCTGCTGGTGCGGCGGCTGGAAGTGGCGCCAATTCTCATATTGCGCAACGGCGCGTAAAGAGTCGACGTCGAGGGACTCGTCACTGCCGCGGATCAGAAGCTCGATCTCTTCTGCTCTGAACAATGACAGTGCGTTTCCAGCGCAGACTGTAAAGAAACCTCGCTTGAAAGGTTCGAACTGCCGAGCTACTGCCGTGTCCAGAAGGTAGCGTACGTATGCTTCGACAAACTCATGGCGATTTGCATTGGTGACCGGTGTTTTCTCGCCATTCGGTATGAGTGGTACATTGCTCACGACACCATAGCGCTCGACTGAGGCGACGAAATCTCGGCAATAAGTGGCCTCCACATCGCCGTCGAAGTCGAGGAGCTGCTGCAAGCCTGCGGCGAGTGATGGGCGAAACTCAGCAAGATCACTCAGTGTGTACGTCATTTGACCTTTCGTGCCTGTAAGCGACGACACGTTCGAGTGGTTGGTGATGGATGACGGGGCTGCAGCGAGCAGTTTTCGAAACGCAAATGGTGGAAACGCAACATCCAGAATCGTGCTGTTGTATATCGCCAGGCCAAGAAGTGCCCCGACAAGGTAGTACTGGTCCGAGGTTTCGAAAGAGTTTGCGTTGAAGTAGCAAGTGTTCGAGTCTTCGTCGTAGATGAACATGCCGTGGTTCGGGTCGAAAATATCACGCACAATCATCAGGAACCACTCCTTTCTTGGACCACCGGCATCAACACCTTCCTCGCCAGTGAAGTGCACCCGCAACCCTTTCTTCAACTCCTCTTGACCAGCGCCCACTGCTTCGCTGATCTGGCGAAGGCTGTCATCTACCATGCATTCGCGTCGGATACGTAGATGGAAGTTCCCATCAATCGCTCTCTGCCGGATGACTTGATCGAAGTATGCTTCCCGTGCTTTGAGCTCCATCTGCCTACGTGCGTCATACTCCAATACCTTGATCTTCGTTCCCATAGACAAGAAGAGTGGGTATTGGCAGAAGGCAAACTTGTCTCGCTTCGACTCCCACACCTTGAAGTCTGCTATCATGTCTTGATAGTCCAGTAATGTGTTGTAGAAGCTTGACGTGTGCAGGAGTTGGCCACTTCTTCGTGCTTGTGCTCCAGCGGAGGCTGTGTTATCGGCCACAAGGGAGTCCACTCGCAATCCTGGCTCACGCAACTTGCCTTGCCAGACATTGTTGGCGGAGAAGAGCAGGGACATTACTTTGGCCGCTGCCTTGATCTGCCAGTCTGCAGCCCATTCAGGTTCGCCAGTAGGGTTTGTCGAGCCCTTGTTGACAGATCCACTCAAACCCATGGCAGAATGCAACTGCGCAGAAGTGTTCATCGCTGAGCCAGACAGATCTGGAATCAGACCTCCATCATGAATAGCACCGCTCTTTCTGCGAGAGCGCCCCGAGATCGGTTTGCCAAGTCGATATGTCACGAAGCTGGCTACCAGATCCACAGTCTTCACAAAATGAGGTTCGTCCAGACGAGCGAACCAATTGACTAGATACCTATGGCATGACTCGGACGAATTTGCCATGATCCCGAATATTCGTTTCAACAACCCGTTGTGCTGACTGCCTTGACGCGAAGAATCCTTATTTGGAGATGTTTTCATTGGGCTGGGTTGCATCTTGCCATGCTGTCGGCGGGATGGAGGTCGATTCATCAGGCGATTCCCATACGACGGTGTTCTGAATGGCTTGGTCCCCGGATACAAGGAAGGGTTGGATAGTAGTATGAGCAGCCATCGTAGGTCCTCGGGATCCTTGATCGGTCTCGTGGGCCGCTTCAAGGAGTTCTCTGTGATCTTAAGCAGAGTTCGCGCGGCATGTTCCCTCGCTTCTGCCAAATCTTCTTCGATTTCTTCAACATTGGCGTCTCCCTGCAGGTTGGTTTTGTGCATCTGCGGGTCGATCTCCACCAGACTTTCTGCTTTCGCCATCCAGTCAGAGCCAGCGGAGTGGACAAGATCATACCAGACTGCTACATCCGTCCAATTGAGGTTGGGAGACTTGGACGATACTGCTTTCTTGGACCCCTCGCCAACCTTCTTGCGCTTCAGGGCTTTGTCAGACTGATTACGATCAACCTTGCCAGTCCACCACAGTCCGTTCTCGCCAATATCCCCGAGCAGGAGCGTCTTGGCGTCGATCTCGGAAAGACCGTCCATGGGGCTTTGCTGGACGTCAGTAGCGGGTTCCGGCGGTGGCGTCTTGATATGGCTCTCGCTACGCGTCCGGCTACCTAACGCGGGACGCACAGTGCTGAAAGAACGGTTGAGGCATTGAAAATTGCCAAAGTCGGAAGCCAGGTAATTCTCAAGAGGTCTGAATATCGACTTGATCCTATCTTGATGTCGGCGCTGTTGCATTTCCTGTGCCGTCATCCTCGGGCTCACATTGGCGGGACGGGGCGAACGTTGTCCATTTGGCGTGAGGTTACCACCGGGAAGTAAGTTGTGCGAAGGGCGTCTATTCGGGATAGGCATTGGAGGCGGTGGCGGTCTTCTCGTTGGCTTCGTGGGCAGGGGAGCAGGCTGTGGCGTCGATACATTAGACGGACCAGCAAGGCAATGTGCAGCGGGAAATTGCTCTGGTGGCGGAGTGTCCAAACGTGTGCCAGAGAACTTGTTAAGCTCATCTATATCGCGAATGGTTGCGCTCGGGAGCGTAGTCTTGTCAGCGTCTCGAGGTGTATCGGGCGGCGACGTCGAGACCGGCGGATCTTCCAGACGCCTGCCCTCATGTTCCTGATCTGGCGTACTCAGTGGCACCTTGTTCCACCACTCGTCAGGCTCAAATACATCTTCCTTCTCCAGAGCAGCCTTTCCCTTGCCCTGAACACCATCTGTTGGACGCCTGCATCTTGCCTCCAGATACGCGGTCAGGCACTTGTCAATAATTGCACGGGTGTGCTCGATCGATAGTGGCAACCGTACGCCAGCTGGTAACGAGGCTGAGTAGCTGTCTGCTCGTTTGACCTGTGGCCTGTCCTTGTCGCTGTCCGCCTGCTGTTCGGCTGGCTTCAAATCGTTGATGGTCAGGCAGCACAAGCACCTGAACCTCTCGAGCTCTCTCGGCACCTTCACAGTGCTATCACAACACATACAGTGCCTGTTCGTCTTTCCTTCCTCATCTATCTTGCCTTTCTTGCCTGACATCACCCTGGTCGGTGTCGCTTGCGGGCCTTGGTCGAGTACCGGTACCAGTACATTGTCAGGCGGAAGGTAGCGATCGTGGAAGTTGCCATTGCTCTTCATGCGTCCAAACAGCTTTGGTAATGGATTGCTCGCAGATCGGCTATGGGCGTGCTGTCGTGTGCTGGCAGCCCGTGCTCCTGCTGGGGGCGGGACATTGCGTTCTGGGTTGAGAGTGGGCGGATCGATGTATTCTGTGGGCGCTCGTGGTACAGGCTTGCGCTGATTGCTGCTGTTGTTCGCTGGGCCGCGCGAGGAACTGGCAGTATTGTTGCCAGCGCCCCCAGACAGCAGCCGTGCTGACCACCCAGGCATCAGTAGCGGAAGCTAGGGTGTAGCATCTGCGGCGTCGTGGTCGTTGTAGTACCCAACTTCAAGATCGAGACCAAACTGTCCAAAGTCGTCCAACAAGCTGCACCTCGCATGCAGTGGATATGCCCTCAAACGCTTCCTTGCACCACTAGAATTGCAATTGTCAGTAGCGGTTCGGCAGGAGCAGTAACGTTTGGCAGGCGGCGGTGGCAGCTGGCGTTATGGTGGCTCGGGGTGGTGCAGGAAGAAGCAACAACCAGGCTGCGCCTCGGAGGCACAGAGACTAGGCGCACGCAAGTGACGCTTTGACGCCAGCATGATTGATCGAAGTTGGAGGATGAGTGAACGACGAAACACAAAGCGACGCCAAGTCTCGTGTTGCGCAGCGCGAGCGAGGGGTGGCTTTGACGTCGCCCTGAAGATCTCCTAGCTTCCACCCATTGCACCGGTAGACGAGCACGACAAGGGACTAGATCACGCAAGCACGGTTGAGTATCACAGGAGTCTGAACGAGGCAAGATCTAATGCAAGAGGTGGTTGGCTCATTGCTGCATTCCTGCAAATGTGAAGATGCGAACGCTCGAATGATTTCATTTTCGTTTCATCTAGCCCGCGGAACCGCACTGGACCGCTTGACTGTAACCGGCATGTGCAAAGTCTCCTTTTGCGACTTTGCGCTGACCGATGATGCCCCCAAACCGTTGCAACTCCACCGTGAATGCCATACAACAGTATAGCAACAAGCACCACGTCCTCCAACCTACATCTATCTGTAGCGCCAGAG from Fulvia fulva chromosome 10, complete sequence harbors:
- a CDS encoding putative E3 ubiquitin-protein ligase mug30 — its product is MGAHKYLEELQKKKQSDVMRFLLRVRCWELRQLNVIHRASRPSRPDKARRLGYKAKQGYVIYRVRVRRGGRKRPAPKGATYGKPTNQGINQLKYQRSLKSTAEERVGRRCANLRVLNSYWINQDSTYKYYEIILVDPQHKAIRRDARINWIVNPVHKHRESRGLTATGKKSRARLLSGGAGNNTASSSRGPANNSSNQRKPVPRAPTEYIDPPTLNPERNVPPPAGARAASTRQHAHSRSASNPLPKLFGRMKSNGNFHDRYLPPDNVLVPVLDQGPQATPTRVMSGKKGKIDEEGKTNRHCMCCDSTVKVPRELERFRCLCCLTINDLKPAEQQADSDKDRPQVKRADSYSASLPAGVRLPLSIEHTRAIIDKCLTAYLEARCRRPTDGVQGKGKAALEKEDVFEPDEWWNKVPLSTPDQEHEGRRLEDPPVSTSPPDTPRDADKTTLPSATIRDIDELNKFSGTRLDTPPPEQFPAAHCLAGPSNVSTPQPAPLPTKPTRRPPPPPMPIPNRRPSHNLLPGGNLTPNGQRSPRPANVSPRMTAQEMQQRRHQDRIKSIFRPLENYLASDFGNFQCLNRSFSTVRPALGSRTRSESHIKTPPPEPATDVQQSPMDGLSEIDAKTLLLGDIGENGLWWTGKVDRNQSDKALKRKKVGEGSKKAVSSKSPNLNWTDVAVWYDLVHSAGSDWMAKAESLVEIDPQMHKTNLQGDANVEEIEEDLAEAREHAARTLLKITENSLKRPTRPIKDPEDLRWLLILLSNPSLYPGTKPFRTPSYGNRLMNRPPSRRQHGKMQPSPMKTSPNKDSSRQGSQHNGLLKRIFGIMANSSESCHRYLVNWFARLDEPHFVKTVDLVASFVTYRLGKPISGRSRRKSGAIHDGGLIPDLSGSAMNTSAQLHSAMGLSGSVNKGSTNPTGEPEWAADWQIKAAAKVMSLLFSANNVWQGKLREPGLRVDSLVADNTASAGAQARRSGQLLHTSSFYNTLLDYQDMIADFKVWESKRDKFAFCQYPLFLSMGTKIKVLEYDARRQMELKAREAYFDQVIRQRAIDGNFHLRIRRECMVDDSLRQISEAVGAGQEELKKGLRVHFTGEEGVDAGGPRKEWFLMIVRDIFDPNHGMFIYDEDSNTCYFNANSFETSDQYYLVGALLGLAIYNSTILDVAFPPFAFRKLLAAAPSSITNHSNVSSLTGTKGQMTYTLSDLAEFRPSLAAGLQQLLDFDGDVEATYCRDFVASVERYGVVSNVPLIPNGEKTPVTNANRHEFVEAYVRYLLDTAVARQFEPFKRGFFTVCAGNALSLFRAEEIELLIRGSDESLDVDSLRAVAQYENWRHFQPPHQQIPNPAESVPVVQWFWELVAEATPEKQRKLLTFITGTDRIPAVGTTSLVLKIVAGGDGWGGGGREERARFPVARTCFNMLVLYRYDYREQLEDKLWRAVDESEGFGLK